A region of Necator americanus strain Aroian chromosome I, whole genome shotgun sequence DNA encodes the following proteins:
- a CDS encoding hypothetical protein (NECATOR_CHRI.G1769.T1), with protein MHIVEELLVICNIKMCIEGRVWVYSVHMRCTMQSLSRRALHTTAAVARGRTTFFNIHKTVTDPAKQDPDYFEKAARELPLDENYIDALGKLYYEKIGSERDLGLKAADNLVADRVKFGLPDLDLSAPRYPYKGIDVLKDAPESVKKIFSIGFGTRRDITSEWKSELIGKVNQHTLDNSSLEMKIAWMTALIRHWSLLVDEISKQTTKKPTWLTHRIWLVINARRKFLRLLRERDTEAFDRVLKELKIAYHVQKQPEHVKTRKAWAEAQLRARVEQEKERRLEELHQRYIKELKEKSKEMEKRKQELKKELQEVEQRLHGLLVLEGKATDVVGKYHPSLVGNLSETVMHSALFYHPKPDMVKQ; from the exons ATGCATATCGTTGAAGAGCTACTCGTCATTTGTAATATAAAGATGTGTATTGAAGGGAGAGTATGGGTCTATTCCGTTCATATGCG GTGTACAATGCAGTCGCTTTCTCGACGCGCATTGCACACGACTGCTGCTGTTGCTCGAGGTCGAACAACCTTTTTCAACATTCACAAAACAGTAACTGATCCAGCCAAACAGGATCCTGATTACTTTGAGAAGGCCGCAAGAGAATTGCCTCTAG ACGAAAACTATATTGACGCTTTGGGAAAGCTTTACTATGAAAAGATCGGCTCAGAACGAGATCTGGGACTAAAGGCCGCGGATAACTTG GTGGCGGATCGCGTTAAATTTGGATTGCCTGACTTAGATCTCTCAGCTCCTCGTTATCCATACAAAGGCATTGATGTGCTAAAGGATGCCCCGGAAAGTGTTAAGAAAATCTTTAG CATAGGATTCGGTACACGGAGAGATATTACTAGCGAGTGGAAGTCTGAGTTGATTGGTAAAGTAAATCAGCATACATTGGACAACAGCAGTCTTGAGATGAAAA TCGCGTGGATGACTGCTCTGATCCGCCATTGGTCCCTTCTAGTCGATGAGATCTCTAAGCAAACTACAAAG AAGCCTACTTGGTTGACTCATAGAATATGGTTAGTAATCAACGCCAGAAGGAAATTTCTTCGCTTATTGAG AGAGAGGGATACGGAAGCATTTGATAGGGTTTTAAAGGAACTGAAGATTGCATACCACGTTCAAAAACAACCTGAGCACGTTAAAACTCGAAAG GCGTGGGCTGAGGCTCAACTTCGCGCTCGTGTTGAGCAAGAGAAGGAGAGGCGTCTCGAAGAACTACATCAACGGTACATCAAAGAGCTGAAagagaaatcaaaagaaatggaaaaacgaaAGCAGGAACTCAAAAAAGAGTTACAGGAG GTAGAACAACGACTTCACGGATTACTGGTGCTTGAAGGTAAAGCCACAGACGTTGTTGGAAAATACCATCCATCACTAGTTGGGAACCTATCGGAAACTGTGATGCACTCCGCACTTTTCTACCACCCAAAGCCGGACATGGTCAAGCAGTAA
- a CDS encoding hypothetical protein (NECATOR_CHRI.G1769.T2), producing MQSLSRRALHTTAAVARGRTTFFNIHKTVTDPAKQDPDYFEKAARELPLDENYIDALGKLYYEKIGSERDLGLKAADNLVADRVKFGLPDLDLSAPRYPYKGIDVLKDAPESVKKIFSIGFGTRRDITSEWKSELIGKVNQHTLDNSSLEMKIAWMTALIRHWSLLVDEISKQTTKKPTWLTHRIWLVINARRKFLRLLRERDTEAFDRVLKELKIAYHVQKQPEHVKTRKAWAEAQLRARVEQEKERRLEELHQRYIKELKEKSKEMEKRKQELKKELQEVEQRLHGLLVLEGKATDVVGKYHPSLVGNLSETVMHSALFYHPKPDMVKQ from the exons ATGCAGTCGCTTTCTCGACGCGCATTGCACACGACTGCTGCTGTTGCTCGAGGTCGAACAACCTTTTTCAACATTCACAAAACAGTAACTGATCCAGCCAAACAGGATCCTGATTACTTTGAGAAGGCCGCAAGAGAATTGCCTCTAG ACGAAAACTATATTGACGCTTTGGGAAAGCTTTACTATGAAAAGATCGGCTCAGAACGAGATCTGGGACTAAAGGCCGCGGATAACTTG GTGGCGGATCGCGTTAAATTTGGATTGCCTGACTTAGATCTCTCAGCTCCTCGTTATCCATACAAAGGCATTGATGTGCTAAAGGATGCCCCGGAAAGTGTTAAGAAAATCTTTAG CATAGGATTCGGTACACGGAGAGATATTACTAGCGAGTGGAAGTCTGAGTTGATTGGTAAAGTAAATCAGCATACATTGGACAACAGCAGTCTTGAGATGAAAA TCGCGTGGATGACTGCTCTGATCCGCCATTGGTCCCTTCTAGTCGATGAGATCTCTAAGCAAACTACAAAG AAGCCTACTTGGTTGACTCATAGAATATGGTTAGTAATCAACGCCAGAAGGAAATTTCTTCGCTTATTGAG AGAGAGGGATACGGAAGCATTTGATAGGGTTTTAAAGGAACTGAAGATTGCATACCACGTTCAAAAACAACCTGAGCACGTTAAAACTCGAAAG GCGTGGGCTGAGGCTCAACTTCGCGCTCGTGTTGAGCAAGAGAAGGAGAGGCGTCTCGAAGAACTACATCAACGGTACATCAAAGAGCTGAAagagaaatcaaaagaaatggaaaaacgaaAGCAGGAACTCAAAAAAGAGTTACAGGAG GTAGAACAACGACTTCACGGATTACTGGTGCTTGAAGGTAAAGCCACAGACGTTGTTGGAAAATACCATCCATCACTAGTTGGGAACCTATCGGAAACTGTGATGCACTCCGCACTTTTCTACCACCCAAAGCCGGACATGGTCAAGCAGTAA